A genomic segment from Propioniciclava sp. MC1595 encodes:
- a CDS encoding cell wall metabolism sensor histidine kinase WalK: MSRLRNFLFAANRPLQDRLAILIASAVAAAVAVTGIAAYAMTLLTVYDQFDNELVEVANITSGALSEDLENMGGIDTSAWQAANVIVMLVRSDAHPINQPGRNTTLVWGADEVAIARTAQGFSARTGVDSNGVPTRIVAVPLVDGDSYYALVIGRPLATQQAILQTTGLALLLFGGIGAAVAAAMGYFIAKSGMGPIRHLSDAVLAITETNKLTPIDVKGDDEVADLGRSFNRMLTALENSRERQKRLIADAGHELRTPLTSMRTNVELLVADERQHMLPEGARSEILRDVAAQLGEFTQLVGDLVQLSREEGVQPAPEPVDLRDIINSALDRVKRRGPGITWDVTLEPLYLTGEPDALERAFTNLLDNAVKFSPPGGTITVELIGDRFRVADQGPGIAEDDLPHVFERFYRSSHARTTPGSGLGLSIVAQTIQAHGGWVKAGRSPSGGAEFITRLPGSPVPPEEHEALDDEDDFDLGPYTD; this comes from the coding sequence GTGAGCCGACTGCGCAATTTCCTCTTCGCGGCCAACCGCCCGCTCCAGGACCGCCTGGCGATCCTGATCGCCTCCGCGGTGGCCGCCGCCGTCGCGGTCACCGGCATCGCGGCGTACGCGATGACCCTCCTCACCGTCTACGACCAGTTCGACAACGAGCTGGTCGAGGTGGCGAACATCACCTCGGGCGCCCTGTCGGAGGACCTCGAGAACATGGGCGGCATCGACACCTCCGCCTGGCAGGCGGCGAACGTCATCGTCATGCTGGTCCGCTCCGACGCCCACCCGATCAACCAGCCCGGCCGCAACACCACGCTCGTCTGGGGTGCCGACGAGGTCGCCATCGCCCGCACCGCGCAGGGCTTCTCGGCGCGTACGGGCGTCGACTCGAACGGGGTCCCGACGCGCATCGTGGCGGTGCCGCTGGTCGACGGCGACTCCTACTACGCGCTCGTGATCGGGCGGCCGCTGGCCACCCAGCAGGCCATCCTGCAGACCACCGGCCTGGCGCTGCTGCTGTTCGGCGGCATCGGCGCGGCGGTCGCCGCCGCGATGGGCTACTTCATCGCGAAGTCCGGCATGGGCCCCATCCGGCACCTCTCGGACGCCGTGCTGGCCATCACCGAGACCAACAAGCTGACCCCCATCGACGTGAAGGGCGACGACGAGGTCGCCGACCTGGGCCGCTCCTTCAACCGGATGCTCACCGCCCTCGAGAACTCGCGCGAGCGCCAGAAGCGCCTCATCGCCGACGCCGGCCACGAGCTGCGCACGCCGCTCACCTCGATGCGCACCAACGTCGAGCTGCTCGTCGCCGACGAGCGCCAGCACATGCTGCCCGAGGGCGCGCGCTCCGAGATCCTGCGCGACGTCGCCGCCCAGCTCGGCGAGTTCACCCAGCTCGTGGGCGACCTGGTGCAGCTGAGCCGCGAGGAGGGCGTCCAGCCGGCGCCCGAACCGGTCGACCTGCGCGACATCATCAACAGCGCCCTCGACCGGGTGAAGCGCCGCGGCCCCGGCATCACGTGGGACGTCACCCTCGAGCCGCTCTACCTCACCGGCGAGCCCGACGCGCTCGAGCGCGCATTCACCAACCTGCTCGACAACGCGGTGAAGTTCTCCCCGCCCGGCGGCACGATCACCGTCGAGCTCATCGGCGACCGGTTCCGCGTGGCCGACCAGGGCCCCGGCATCGCCGAGGATGACCTGCCCCACGTGTTCGAGCGCTTCTACCGTTCGTCGCACGCGCGCACGACGCCCGGCTCCGGCCTGGGCCTCTCGATCGTCGCCCAGACGATCCAGGCCCACGGCGGCTGGGTGAAGGCGGGCCGCTCCCCCAGCGGCGGCGCCGAGTTCATCACGCGCCTGCCGGGGTCGCCGGTCCCGCCCGAGGAGCACGAGGCACTCGACGACGAGGACGACTTCGACCTCGGCCCCTACACCGACTGA
- a CDS encoding response regulator transcription factor has translation MHILVVDDDQAVRDSLKRSLQYSGYEVASANDGIEALAHLSSHKVDAVIMDVMMPRLDGLETTRMLRGQGNDVPILVLTARDAVGDRVDGLDAGADDYMAKPFALDELMARLRALTRRSRPETEDAAPTEGQVLAFEDLRVDLNTREVTRAGNRISLTRTEFALLQTFMEHPRKVLERSWLLNEVWGFEFPTTANSLEVYIGYLRRKTEGEGGSRLIHTVRGIGYVLRETAP, from the coding sequence ATGCACATCCTCGTGGTGGACGACGACCAGGCCGTCCGTGACTCGCTGAAGCGGTCGCTGCAGTACAGCGGCTACGAGGTGGCATCCGCCAACGACGGCATCGAGGCCCTCGCCCACCTGTCCTCCCACAAGGTGGACGCCGTGATCATGGACGTCATGATGCCCCGCCTCGACGGGCTCGAGACCACCCGCATGCTGCGCGGCCAGGGCAACGACGTGCCGATCCTCGTCCTCACCGCGCGCGACGCCGTCGGCGACCGCGTCGACGGGCTGGACGCCGGCGCCGACGACTACATGGCCAAGCCCTTCGCGCTCGACGAGCTGATGGCCCGCCTGCGCGCCCTCACCCGGCGCTCGCGCCCCGAGACCGAGGACGCCGCCCCCACCGAGGGCCAGGTGCTCGCCTTCGAGGACCTGCGCGTCGACCTCAACACCCGCGAGGTCACCCGCGCCGGCAACCGCATCTCCCTCACCCGCACCGAGTTCGCCCTGCTGCAGACGTTCATGGAGCACCCCCGCAAGGTGCTCGAGCGCTCGTGGCTGCTGAACGAGGTGTGGGGGTTCGAGTTCCCGACGACGGCGAACTCGCTGGAGGTCTACATCGGCTACCTGCGCCGCAAGACCGAGGGTGAGGGCGGCTCCCGCCTCATCCACACCGTGCGCGGCATCGGGTACGTGCTGCGCGAGACGGCCCCGTGA
- a CDS encoding low molecular weight protein-tyrosine-phosphatase: protein MVRVAFVCLGNICRSPMAERVARGHAEREGLTDVEFVSFGVSSEETGNPIDRRARAVLDRHGYASGNHRARRITASDIADADLVIGLEPYHLDRMRRLAPDAELHLLTDFDPAAEPGSGIDDPWYGDAAGFDDTLASIEAAMPGVLARVRELQRR, encoded by the coding sequence ATGGTGCGCGTCGCCTTCGTCTGCCTGGGCAACATCTGCCGCTCCCCCATGGCCGAGCGCGTCGCCCGCGGGCACGCCGAGCGCGAAGGCCTCACCGACGTCGAGTTCGTCTCCTTCGGGGTCAGCTCCGAGGAGACCGGCAACCCCATCGACCGGCGCGCCCGCGCGGTCCTCGACCGCCACGGCTACGCCTCCGGCAACCACCGCGCCCGGCGCATCACGGCGTCCGACATCGCCGACGCCGACCTGGTGATCGGCCTGGAGCCGTACCACCTCGACCGCATGCGCCGCCTGGCCCCCGACGCCGAGCTGCACCTGCTCACCGACTTCGACCCCGCCGCCGAGCCGGGATCGGGCATCGACGACCCGTGGTACGGCGACGCGGCCGGATTCGACGACACCCTCGCCTCCATCGAGGCGGCCATGCCCGGCGTGCTGGCCCGGGTGAGGGAGTTGCAACGCCGTTAG
- a CDS encoding phage holin family protein, producing the protein MIIRFLVSALSLGLATWILPGIKLDYAGEPAGAAITMLIVAAIFGLVNALIKPLFVFVTSPLLLVTLGLFLLIINAALLMLTSWVCAQLGVPWGVDGSWSAFWGALMVSVVSFVLNSFVGRRGEVHN; encoded by the coding sequence GTGATCATTCGCTTCTTGGTCAGTGCCCTGTCGCTCGGTCTCGCGACGTGGATCCTGCCCGGCATCAAGCTCGACTACGCCGGCGAGCCCGCAGGGGCGGCCATCACCATGCTCATCGTGGCCGCGATCTTCGGCCTGGTGAACGCGCTCATCAAGCCGCTGTTCGTCTTCGTCACCTCGCCGCTGCTGCTCGTCACCCTGGGCCTGTTCCTGCTCATCATCAACGCCGCCCTGCTCATGCTCACGTCGTGGGTGTGTGCCCAACTCGGCGTCCCGTGGGGGGTCGACGGCTCCTGGAGCGCCTTCTGGGGCGCCCTCATGGTGTCGGTGGTCAGCTTCGTCCTGAACTCCTTCGTCGGCCGCCGCGGGGAGGTCCACAACTGA
- the argF gene encoding ornithine carbamoyltransferase produces MGELTGRDFLKEVDFTPEEWMHLIDLSGELKAARREGREERRLSGKSIALIFEKGSTRTRAAFEVAAWHQGAFTTYLDPSGSHIGSKESPADTARVLERMYDGIEFRGARQDTVETLAEYSSVPVWNGLTDDWHPTQSLCDAFTMLEASPKPAGEIAFSYLGDCRFNMGNSLLTMGAMMGMDVRLVSPRSFAPSADLVDAAREIAEFTGARITITDDIEAVRGSDFVHTDVWVSMGEPKGVWAERVRVLAPYRVTPAVMRLAGPDAKFMHCLPAFHDLETTTARLVHDLTGMRELEVSHEVFESEASIVFEQAENRLHTIKAVMVATLA; encoded by the coding sequence GTGGGCGAACTGACCGGACGGGACTTCCTCAAGGAGGTGGACTTCACCCCCGAGGAGTGGATGCACCTCATCGACCTCTCGGGCGAGCTGAAGGCCGCCCGGCGGGAAGGCCGCGAGGAGCGACGCCTGAGCGGGAAGTCGATCGCGCTGATCTTCGAGAAGGGCTCCACCCGGACGCGCGCCGCCTTCGAGGTGGCCGCCTGGCACCAAGGCGCCTTCACCACCTACCTCGACCCGTCGGGCTCGCACATCGGCTCGAAGGAGTCGCCCGCCGACACCGCCCGTGTGCTGGAGCGCATGTACGACGGCATCGAATTCCGGGGTGCGCGGCAGGACACGGTCGAGACGCTGGCCGAGTACTCCTCGGTGCCGGTGTGGAACGGCCTCACCGACGACTGGCACCCCACCCAGTCGCTGTGTGACGCGTTCACGATGCTCGAGGCCTCGCCGAAGCCGGCCGGGGAGATCGCCTTCTCGTACCTGGGCGACTGCCGGTTCAACATGGGCAACTCGCTGCTGACCATGGGCGCGATGATGGGGATGGACGTCCGCCTGGTCTCGCCCCGCTCGTTCGCGCCGTCGGCCGATCTGGTCGACGCCGCCCGCGAGATCGCCGAGTTCACCGGCGCGCGCATCACCATCACCGACGACATCGAGGCCGTTCGTGGGTCGGACTTCGTGCACACCGACGTCTGGGTGTCGATGGGCGAGCCCAAGGGCGTGTGGGCCGAGCGCGTGCGCGTGCTGGCGCCGTACCGGGTGACCCCCGCCGTGATGCGGCTCGCCGGGCCGGACGCCAAGTTCATGCACTGCCTCCCCGCGTTCCACGACCTGGAGACCACCACCGCCCGCCTGGTGCACGACCTGACCGGCATGCGCGAGCTCGAGGTCTCCCACGAGGTCTTCGAGTCCGAGGCGTCCATCGTGTTCGAGCAGGCCGAGAACCGCCTGCACACCATCAAGGCCGTGATGGTGGCGACCCTGGCCTAG
- a CDS encoding HAD-IA family hydrolase, translating into MIRAVVLDLGGVLASGEGVTAEPAALLGVPEEEFARLYWEGRTDYDLGLPDSAYWGPLLEALGKPAAVETVQQLAKLDADLWLRLLPEPRQLLADLRAAGMTTAVLSNAPFNLDMGLIEADFADEADYWFVSAAMGVAKPEKAAFHRVTEVLELAPGEIAFLDDKDHNVEAAERYGWRAHQWTSADDARAWLASLGVLAPAS; encoded by the coding sequence ATGATCCGCGCCGTCGTCCTCGACCTGGGAGGTGTGCTGGCCTCCGGCGAGGGGGTCACCGCCGAACCCGCAGCCCTGCTCGGCGTCCCCGAGGAGGAGTTCGCCCGCCTCTACTGGGAGGGCCGCACCGACTACGACCTCGGCCTGCCCGACTCCGCCTACTGGGGCCCGCTGCTCGAGGCGCTCGGCAAGCCGGCCGCCGTCGAGACCGTGCAGCAGCTCGCGAAGCTGGACGCCGACCTCTGGCTCCGCCTCCTGCCGGAGCCCCGGCAGTTGCTGGCTGACCTACGGGCCGCCGGGATGACCACGGCCGTGCTCAGCAACGCGCCCTTCAACCTCGACATGGGCCTGATCGAGGCCGACTTCGCCGACGAGGCCGACTACTGGTTCGTCTCGGCCGCGATGGGCGTGGCCAAGCCTGAGAAGGCGGCGTTCCACCGGGTGACCGAGGTGCTCGAGCTCGCCCCGGGCGAGATCGCATTCCTCGACGACAAGGACCACAACGTCGAGGCCGCCGAGCGCTACGGCTGGCGCGCCCACCAGTGGACGTCCGCCGACGACGCCCGCGCCTGGCTGGCCTCGCTCGGGGTACTCGCCCCGGCGTCCTGA
- a CDS encoding MFS transporter encodes MPKPPAPEAQRSFTQVLVNTFIANLTTSFLWQCVVFWMFLETRNVMITAILGGAYMLGFAIFGVPFGSWIDRTRKRSVMLTAQGVTAVFFALAAAIYFLTPREVLLTIGSAPFVAFVLMLLAGGIMESARGIALSTVVTLLIPDGERDRANGLVGIVNGLSFMVTSVIAGLAIGQLGMTTSLVIALALTLASFAHMLTVAIPEAEIVHADGAPKPVDFAGAWRAIREVPSLIWLIIFSTFNNLIGGVYMALLDPYGLSLVSVETWGILFGILGLGFLAGGAFISKKGLGPKPLRTLLVVNVIMWIIGGTFAIRESIVLLAVGIFVYMALIPFAEAAEQTVLQRVVPVTKQGRVFGFAQSIEVAAAPISSFLIGPIAQFGLIPYMESPEGRAAWGWLLGDGDARGIALVFVLSSIVGLVVTIGALASRPYRTLSDAYAAASPTPAAPAPGDPLPPTTTVGA; translated from the coding sequence GTGCCGAAACCACCCGCCCCTGAGGCACAGCGCAGCTTCACGCAGGTCCTGGTCAACACGTTCATCGCGAACCTGACCACCAGCTTCCTGTGGCAGTGCGTCGTGTTCTGGATGTTCCTCGAGACACGCAACGTCATGATCACCGCCATCCTCGGCGGGGCGTACATGCTCGGCTTCGCGATCTTCGGCGTCCCGTTCGGCTCGTGGATCGACCGCACCCGCAAGCGCAGCGTCATGCTCACCGCGCAGGGCGTCACGGCGGTCTTCTTCGCCCTCGCGGCCGCGATCTACTTCCTCACCCCGCGCGAGGTCCTGCTCACGATCGGCAGCGCCCCGTTCGTCGCGTTCGTGCTCATGCTGCTGGCCGGCGGGATCATGGAGTCCGCCCGCGGCATCGCCCTCTCGACCGTCGTCACGCTGCTCATCCCCGACGGCGAGCGCGACCGCGCGAACGGCCTGGTCGGCATCGTCAACGGGCTCAGCTTCATGGTCACGTCGGTCATCGCCGGGCTCGCGATCGGCCAGCTCGGCATGACCACCTCGCTCGTCATCGCGCTGGCCCTCACCCTCGCCTCCTTCGCGCATATGCTCACCGTCGCGATCCCCGAGGCCGAGATCGTGCACGCCGACGGCGCCCCCAAGCCGGTCGACTTCGCCGGAGCCTGGCGGGCCATCCGCGAGGTCCCGTCGCTGATCTGGCTGATCATCTTCAGCACCTTCAACAACCTCATCGGCGGCGTCTACATGGCCCTGCTCGACCCCTACGGCCTGTCGCTGGTGTCGGTCGAGACCTGGGGAATCCTCTTCGGCATCCTCGGCCTCGGCTTCCTCGCCGGCGGTGCCTTCATCAGCAAGAAGGGCCTCGGCCCCAAGCCGCTGCGCACGCTGCTGGTCGTCAACGTGATCATGTGGATCATCGGCGGCACCTTCGCGATCCGCGAGTCGATCGTGCTGCTCGCGGTCGGCATCTTCGTCTACATGGCGCTCATCCCGTTCGCCGAGGCGGCCGAGCAGACCGTCCTCCAGCGCGTGGTGCCGGTCACCAAGCAGGGACGCGTGTTCGGCTTCGCCCAGAGCATCGAGGTCGCGGCCGCCCCGATCAGCTCGTTCCTGATCGGGCCGATCGCCCAGTTCGGCCTCATCCCCTACATGGAGAGCCCCGAGGGCCGGGCCGCGTGGGGCTGGCTGCTCGGCGACGGCGACGCTCGCGGCATCGCGCTCGTGTTCGTGCTGAGTTCGATCGTCGGGCTCGTGGTCACCATCGGCGCCCTCGCGTCGCGCCCCTACCGCACCCTCTCGGACGCCTACGCCGCGGCCTCCCCCACCCCGGCCGCGCCGGCCCCGGGCGACCCCCTGCCCCCGACCACTACCGTGGGGGCATGA
- a CDS encoding thiamine pyrophosphate-dependent dehydrogenase E1 component subunit alpha: MVTTSTNPDASETVVTPGGTRIERSEEFIQLLTPDGERVDDETFAYAHDDATIAANLRHMVLGRRFDTEATALQRKGELGLWPPSLGQEAAQVGSGAALGRLDEVFPSYREHSVALMCGVDPLDMLQTFRGTSMIDWDSRRARFHLYSFVIGTQALHATGYAMGLQRDGLVGNDDPDDNGAVLVYFGDGATSQGDVSEALVFAASYQAPVVFFVQNNQWAISEPIEVQSRIPLYRRAAGFGIPGLRVDGNDVLAVQAVTEWALDRARRGEGPALIEAFTYRMGAHTTSDDPTKYRRREEEAAWRAKDPIERVTTYLLGRGAIDQAWLDSLAEESEALGVRIRGGVGQLPEPRLEDFWALTYASLPPGLAQQRDEYLAYEASFDEEPA; encoded by the coding sequence ATGGTGACCACGAGTACGAACCCGGACGCGTCCGAGACGGTGGTGACTCCCGGCGGTACGCGGATCGAGCGGAGCGAGGAGTTCATCCAGTTGCTCACCCCCGACGGTGAGCGCGTCGACGACGAGACCTTCGCCTACGCCCACGACGACGCGACCATCGCGGCCAACCTGCGCCACATGGTGCTGGGCCGCCGCTTCGACACCGAGGCCACGGCGCTGCAGCGCAAGGGAGAACTCGGCCTGTGGCCGCCGTCGCTCGGGCAGGAGGCCGCCCAGGTCGGCTCGGGGGCCGCCCTCGGACGCCTCGACGAGGTGTTCCCCTCCTACCGCGAGCACTCCGTCGCCCTCATGTGCGGGGTGGACCCGCTCGACATGCTCCAGACGTTCCGGGGCACGAGCATGATCGACTGGGATTCCAGGCGAGCAAGGTTCCACCTCTACTCCTTCGTCATCGGCACCCAGGCGCTGCACGCCACGGGCTACGCGATGGGGCTGCAGCGCGACGGCCTCGTCGGCAACGACGACCCCGACGACAACGGCGCCGTGCTGGTCTACTTCGGCGACGGGGCGACCAGCCAGGGCGACGTGAGCGAGGCGCTCGTCTTCGCGGCCAGCTACCAGGCGCCGGTCGTGTTCTTCGTGCAGAACAACCAGTGGGCGATCTCGGAGCCCATCGAGGTGCAGTCCCGCATCCCGCTGTACCGGCGCGCGGCGGGCTTCGGCATCCCGGGCCTGCGGGTCGACGGCAACGACGTGCTGGCCGTGCAGGCCGTCACCGAGTGGGCGCTCGATCGTGCCCGGCGCGGCGAGGGCCCGGCCCTGATCGAGGCGTTCACCTACCGCATGGGCGCGCACACGACCTCCGACGACCCGACCAAGTACCGCCGCCGCGAGGAGGAGGCAGCCTGGCGCGCCAAGGACCCGATCGAGCGCGTCACGACGTACCTCCTCGGACGCGGCGCGATCGACCAGGCCTGGCTCGACTCCCTGGCCGAGGAAAGTGAAGCCCTCGGCGTCCGGATTCGTGGAGGTGTGGGGCAGCTGCCCGAACCCCGCCTGGAGGACTTCTGGGCGCTCACCTACGCGTCCCTGCCACCCGGCCTGGCCCAACAACGCGACGAGTACCTCGCCTACGAGGCCAGCTTCGACGAGGAGCCGGCATGA
- a CDS encoding alpha-ketoacid dehydrogenase subunit beta, producing the protein MTQTMTMAKALNAGLRRALEADPKVLLAGEDIGKLGGVFRITEHLQRDFGPERVVDSPLAESGIVGTSLGLALRGYRPVVEIQFDGFVYPAFDQIVSQVSRMRFRSMGRLSVPMVIRIPYGGGIGAIEHHSESPEAYFAHTPGLVVVSPSTPLDAYWMIQQAIASDDPVIFLEPKRRYHEKGEVDLAEPPLALDAARVVLQGTDATLLTYGPMVKTCVEAAIAAQAEGRSLEVVDLRSLSPLDDAAIRASVEKTGRAIVVHEAVRSGGLGAEIAARIQETSFYSLEAPVLRVAAYDMPYPPSRVEMAYLPDLDRILDAVDRSLSH; encoded by the coding sequence ATGACCCAGACCATGACCATGGCCAAGGCGCTCAACGCCGGCCTGCGCCGCGCGCTGGAGGCCGACCCCAAGGTGCTGCTGGCGGGGGAGGACATCGGCAAGCTGGGCGGCGTCTTCCGGATCACCGAGCACCTGCAGCGCGACTTCGGCCCCGAGCGGGTGGTCGACTCGCCGCTGGCCGAGTCGGGCATCGTCGGCACGAGCCTGGGGCTGGCGTTGCGCGGCTACCGGCCGGTGGTGGAGATCCAGTTCGACGGGTTCGTGTACCCGGCCTTCGACCAGATCGTGTCGCAGGTGTCGCGGATGCGGTTCCGGTCGATGGGGCGGCTGTCCGTGCCGATGGTGATCCGCATCCCGTACGGCGGCGGCATCGGTGCGATCGAGCACCACTCCGAGTCGCCCGAGGCGTACTTCGCGCACACCCCGGGCCTCGTGGTGGTGAGCCCGTCGACCCCGCTCGACGCGTACTGGATGATCCAGCAGGCGATCGCCTCCGACGACCCGGTGATCTTCCTCGAGCCGAAGCGGCGCTACCACGAAAAGGGTGAGGTCGACCTCGCCGAGCCGCCGCTGGCCCTGGACGCCGCGCGCGTCGTGCTGCAGGGCACCGACGCCACGCTGCTCACCTACGGACCCATGGTGAAGACCTGCGTCGAGGCAGCCATCGCCGCCCAGGCCGAGGGACGCTCCCTCGAGGTCGTCGACCTGCGCTCGCTCTCGCCGCTCGACGACGCGGCGATCAGGGCGTCGGTCGAGAAGACCGGCCGCGCGATCGTCGTGCACGAGGCCGTCCGCTCGGGCGGGTTGGGGGCCGAGATCGCCGCGCGCATCCAGGAGACGAGCTTCTACTCCCTCGAGGCGCCCGTCCTGCGCGTGGCCGCTTACGACATGCCCTACCCGCCCAGCCGCGTCGAGATGGCCTACCTGCCCGACCTCGACCGCATCCTCGACGCCGTCGACCGATCGCTGTCCCACTAG
- a CDS encoding dihydrolipoamide acetyltransferase family protein, translating into MFEMKLPDPGEGLLEAEITQWLVAPGDTVEVNQVVVEVETAKSLVELPAAVAGVVAELRCAEGDVVPVGSVILTIDDGRPGEPGEPVQEGGTQALDAENPSPGREQVEPSAEPAASGAVLVGYGTTDAPVTRRARKGVVAAPAPATDQVHESYGLDDSPGHRTEEVHPTGKVDAEAHEPALPRPEAGRSGDRAIAVKDPVGRPLAKPAVRRLARDLGIDLATIAGTGPNGAITPTDVAQAAAGEASGRRGPTRIPLRGVRRQMLQSMQASLQVPQASVWMDVDVTNTVELIEQLKGRREFAGLRISPIIVLAKAVCLAMARHPEVNSSLDLDRQEIVVRPDVNLGIAAATQRGLVVPNIKSAQDMNLLELAQALNDLVTKVREGRITPADAAHGTFTITNVGVFGVEGGTPILNPNESAILLLGTFNRRPWVVGSGEDERLEIRTIAKLTLTIDHRVLDGEQASRFLADVATILADPGLSLLF; encoded by the coding sequence ATGTTCGAGATGAAGCTGCCCGACCCGGGCGAGGGCCTGCTCGAGGCCGAGATCACCCAGTGGCTCGTCGCGCCCGGCGACACCGTCGAGGTCAACCAGGTCGTCGTCGAGGTCGAGACCGCCAAGTCGCTGGTGGAGCTGCCCGCCGCGGTGGCGGGGGTGGTGGCCGAGCTGCGCTGTGCCGAGGGCGACGTCGTGCCGGTCGGGTCGGTGATCCTCACCATCGACGACGGACGCCCCGGCGAGCCGGGCGAACCGGTCCAGGAGGGCGGAACCCAAGCCCTGGACGCCGAAAACCCAAGCCCTGGGCGCGAACAAGTGGAGCCGTCGGCGGAACCCGCTGCCTCGGGCGCGGTGCTGGTCGGGTACGGCACGACCGATGCGCCCGTCACGCGGCGGGCCCGCAAGGGCGTGGTCGCCGCGCCCGCTCCCGCGACCGACCAGGTGCACGAGAGCTACGGCCTCGACGACAGCCCGGGCCACCGGACCGAGGAGGTGCACCCCACCGGCAAGGTGGACGCAGAGGCGCACGAACCCGCCCTGCCGCGGCCCGAGGCCGGCCGGTCCGGTGACCGGGCGATCGCGGTGAAGGACCCGGTGGGGCGTCCGCTGGCCAAGCCCGCGGTGCGCCGGCTCGCGCGCGACCTGGGCATCGACCTCGCCACGATCGCCGGCACCGGACCCAACGGCGCGATCACCCCGACCGACGTCGCCCAGGCGGCGGCGGGTGAGGCCTCCGGCCGCAGGGGCCCCACCCGCATCCCCCTGCGGGGGGTGCGCCGCCAGATGCTGCAGTCGATGCAGGCGTCCCTGCAGGTGCCGCAGGCGTCGGTCTGGATGGACGTCGACGTCACCAACACCGTCGAGCTCATCGAGCAGCTCAAGGGACGCCGCGAGTTCGCCGGCCTGCGCATCTCGCCGATCATCGTGCTCGCCAAGGCCGTCTGCCTGGCGATGGCCCGCCACCCCGAGGTGAACTCCAGCCTCGACCTCGACCGTCAGGAGATCGTGGTCCGCCCCGACGTGAACCTCGGCATCGCCGCGGCCACGCAACGGGGGCTGGTGGTCCCCAACATCAAGAGCGCTCAGGACATGAACCTGCTCGAACTCGCCCAGGCGCTCAACGACCTCGTCACCAAGGTGCGCGAGGGCCGGATCACCCCGGCCGACGCCGCCCACGGCACCTTCACCATCACCAACGTGGGGGTGTTCGGGGTGGAGGGCGGCACGCCGATCCTCAACCCGAACGAGTCGGCGATCCTGCTGCTGGGCACGTTCAACCGGCGCCCGTGGGTGGTCGGGTCGGGTGAGGACGAGCGCCTCGAGATCCGCACGATCGCCAAGCTCACCCTGACCATCGACCACCGTGTGCTCGACGGTGAGCAGGCCTCGCGGTTCCTGGCCGACGTGGCCACGATCCTGGCCGACCCGGGGCTGTCGTTGCTGTTCTGA
- a CDS encoding DUF4282 domain-containing protein: protein MADNYPGNPQSQPSPEPDPWATMPRQNLTPPGDESPFARPAANPWQPPEPLEQAEPTAVQPPVEPAQPENPYDTSPSGSEPTSQLPPFPGSTPPPPPPAAPYAASFPSAPAPEAQQYPAPYAASGPAWAPGSAGPGVPQHRDANPLMALFDFSFTKFATPGLVKIVYILQVVGAVGAWLLWLLAAFGASRFDGGAAVGLLVLLVGWIPVLLSIAFTRFVLEGIVALIRIHDRVTEMAERDKAS from the coding sequence ATGGCAGACAACTACCCAGGCAACCCTCAGAGCCAGCCCTCGCCCGAACCCGACCCGTGGGCCACCATGCCGCGGCAGAACCTGACGCCGCCCGGCGACGAGTCCCCGTTCGCCCGCCCGGCCGCCAATCCCTGGCAGCCGCCCGAGCCGCTCGAGCAGGCTGAGCCGACCGCCGTCCAGCCGCCGGTGGAGCCGGCCCAGCCCGAGAACCCCTACGACACCTCCCCGTCGGGCAGCGAGCCCACCTCGCAGCTGCCGCCCTTCCCGGGCAGCACGCCTCCCCCGCCCCCGCCGGCGGCGCCGTACGCGGCGAGCTTCCCCAGCGCCCCCGCCCCCGAGGCGCAGCAGTACCCGGCGCCCTACGCGGCGAGCGGCCCGGCGTGGGCCCCCGGGTCGGCCGGGCCCGGCGTGCCCCAGCACCGGGACGCCAACCCGCTCATGGCGCTGTTCGACTTCAGCTTCACCAAGTTCGCCACGCCCGGCCTGGTCAAGATCGTCTACATCCTCCAGGTCGTCGGCGCGGTCGGCGCGTGGCTGCTGTGGCTGCTCGCGGCGTTCGGCGCCAGCCGCTTCGACGGCGGTGCGGCGGTCGGCCTGCTCGTGCTGCTCGTCGGGTGGATCCCGGTGCTGCTCTCGATCGCGTTCACGCGCTTCGTGCTCGAGGGCATCGTGGCGCTGATCCGCATCCACGACCGCGTCACCGAGATGGCCGAGCGCGACAAGGCGAGCTGA